In Gordonia phthalatica, one genomic interval encodes:
- a CDS encoding tyrosine recombinase XerC, with protein MTDVLADFADYLSFEKGHSKHTVRAYTGDVRGLISFAGARGVAVEDLDLPLLRAWLAEHARRGAARTTVARQVSSAKTFCAWAVRQGVLAVDPAQRLQAPKAHRTLPAVLAPEQAAAAVDAAASRNDDEPVTPVALRDRVILELLYSCGIRVGELCGLDLGDLDGDRRVIRVIGKGDKQRTVPYGGPAAKAVDDWLRRGRPELATSASGEALLLGVKGGRLDQRMARTVVHRATEAAGLSVGPHALRHSAATHLLEGGADLRVVQELLGHSSLATTQLYTHVSVERLRAVHQQAHPRA; from the coding sequence ATGACCGACGTGCTGGCGGACTTCGCCGACTACCTGAGCTTCGAGAAGGGGCACAGCAAGCACACGGTGCGCGCCTACACCGGCGACGTCCGCGGTCTCATCTCGTTCGCGGGTGCCCGCGGCGTGGCCGTCGAAGACCTGGACCTGCCGTTGCTGCGCGCGTGGCTCGCCGAACACGCACGACGCGGCGCCGCACGCACGACCGTCGCCCGCCAGGTGTCGTCGGCGAAGACGTTCTGCGCGTGGGCCGTCCGGCAGGGCGTCCTCGCCGTCGATCCCGCTCAACGACTGCAGGCGCCGAAGGCGCACCGGACGTTGCCGGCCGTTCTTGCGCCGGAGCAGGCTGCGGCGGCCGTCGACGCGGCCGCGTCGCGCAACGACGACGAACCCGTCACCCCCGTGGCGCTTCGCGACCGCGTGATCCTGGAACTGCTCTACTCGTGCGGCATCCGCGTGGGGGAGCTGTGCGGGCTCGACCTAGGTGACTTGGACGGCGACCGGCGCGTGATCCGCGTGATCGGCAAGGGCGACAAGCAGCGGACCGTCCCGTACGGCGGGCCGGCCGCGAAGGCCGTCGACGACTGGCTCCGCCGCGGTCGCCCGGAGCTCGCGACATCCGCCTCGGGCGAGGCTCTGCTGCTCGGAGTCAAGGGCGGGCGCCTGGATCAGCGGATGGCGCGGACCGTGGTCCATCGCGCCACCGAGGCCGCCGGCCTGTCGGTGGGCCCGCACGCCCTGCGGCACAGTGCCGCGACCCACCTCCTCGAAGGCGGTGCCGACCTGCGCGTGGTGCAGGAACTGCTCGGCCACTCGTCGCTGGCGACCACCCAGCTCTACACGCACGTTAGCGTCGAACGGCTCCGCGCCGTCCACCAGCAGGCGCACCCGCGCGCCTGA
- a CDS encoding DUF2469 domain-containing protein, protein MSAEDLEKYEAEMELSLYKEYKDIVGQFTYVVETERRFYLANGVNLVPRNADGEVYFEIHMTDAWVWDMYRPARFVKQVRVVTFKDVNIEELEKSELQLPDEP, encoded by the coding sequence ATGAGCGCTGAAGATCTCGAAAAGTATGAAGCCGAGATGGAGTTGTCTCTGTACAAGGAGTACAAGGACATCGTCGGTCAGTTCACCTACGTGGTGGAGACCGAGCGCCGGTTCTACCTCGCGAACGGCGTCAACCTGGTGCCGCGGAACGCGGACGGCGAGGTCTACTTCGAAATCCACATGACGGACGCCTGGGTGTGGGACATGTACCGTCCCGCACGCTTCGTCAAGCAGGTCCGCGTGGTCACGTTCAAGGACGTGAACATCGAGGAACTGGAGAAGTCGGAGCTGCAGCTCCCCGACGAGCCGTGA
- the lepB gene encoding signal peptidase I produces the protein MDQNSNSNDDESRANDEPISDRPADDGEAKAKPSFTFKKDDDADEESEGKSRWLRETVIIVGIVLALMFVFTQFFFRQYVVPSESMEPTLIGCAGCSNDRIVVDKMVYRFSDPEPGDVVVFKAPTSSWDGMWTSPRSSNPVIHKVQDVLSLFALAPPDENNLVKRVIAVGGQTVQCREADGKGVTVDGKPLHEPYVDKNLQAQNFQMSDGTLGAGSCYGDDFGPIKVPDGNVWVTGDNRSNSADSRAHIDDELHGTVPVSDIRGKVRTVIYPFSRIGGVGSVNPQG, from the coding sequence GTGGATCAGAACTCCAACAGTAACGACGACGAGTCGCGCGCCAACGACGAACCGATCAGCGATCGACCGGCGGACGACGGTGAGGCGAAGGCGAAGCCGTCCTTCACCTTCAAGAAGGACGACGACGCCGACGAGGAGTCGGAGGGCAAGAGCCGCTGGTTGCGCGAGACCGTCATCATCGTCGGCATCGTGCTGGCGTTGATGTTCGTGTTCACCCAGTTCTTCTTCCGGCAGTACGTGGTGCCGTCGGAGTCGATGGAGCCGACGCTGATCGGGTGCGCGGGCTGCAGCAACGACCGGATCGTCGTCGACAAGATGGTCTACCGATTCAGTGATCCCGAGCCGGGTGACGTCGTGGTGTTCAAGGCTCCCACGTCGTCCTGGGACGGCATGTGGACGTCGCCGCGGTCGTCGAACCCGGTCATTCACAAGGTGCAGGATGTGCTGTCACTGTTCGCGCTGGCGCCGCCAGATGAGAACAACCTCGTCAAGCGCGTGATCGCGGTCGGCGGGCAGACCGTCCAGTGCCGCGAGGCCGACGGCAAGGGCGTGACGGTGGACGGGAAGCCGTTGCACGAGCCGTACGTCGACAAGAACCTGCAGGCGCAGAACTTCCAGATGTCCGACGGCACGCTCGGCGCCGGGAGCTGCTACGGCGACGACTTCGGTCCGATCAAGGTCCCCGACGGCAATGTCTGGGTGACGGGCGACAACCGCAGCAACTCCGCGGACTCCCGCGCGCACATCGACGACGAGCTGCACGGCACCGTGCCCGTCTCCGACATCCGCGGCAAGGTCCGCACCGTCATCTACCCGTTCTCGCGGATCGGTGGCGTCGGCTCGGTGAACCCGCAGGGCTGA
- a CDS encoding YraN family protein, translated as MGEQTARPKTARPKPDRRRLVGQIGEDLAAQYVEKLGWQILARNWRTRNGELDLIGADGSTLVIVEVKTRASRTYTDPLAAVTPEKLRRMRLLARQWLAQQERFWEVIRFDVVSIQLDVADPEDLERATWWHHVGIED; from the coding sequence ATGGGGGAACAGACAGCACGACCCAAGACAGCACGACCCAAGCCTGACCGTCGGCGTCTCGTCGGGCAGATCGGTGAGGATCTCGCGGCGCAGTACGTCGAGAAGCTGGGGTGGCAGATCCTGGCGCGGAACTGGCGGACCCGCAACGGCGAGCTCGATCTGATCGGTGCCGACGGCAGCACGTTGGTGATCGTCGAGGTGAAGACGCGGGCCAGTCGGACGTACACCGATCCGTTGGCGGCGGTGACGCCGGAGAAACTGCGGCGGATGCGCCTGTTGGCGAGGCAGTGGTTGGCGCAGCAGGAGCGTTTCTGGGAGGTCATCCGGTTCGACGTCGTGTCCATTCAACTCGACGTCGCCGACCCCGAGGACCTGGAGCGGGCGACGTGGTGGCACCACGTCGGCATCGAGGACTAG
- a CDS encoding ribonuclease HII, which produces MSGSTRWPPRSPVRKAAALRTLEFTLNRQGLGPVAGVDEAGRGACAGPLVVAACVLGTSQLKSLADLDDSKRLTEKARETLYKAVVKHAVSYCVVSIPAADVDRLGVHVANIEGMRRAVAGLSVRPGYVLSDGFKVPGLPAPSLPVIGGDGNAACIAAASVLAKVTRDRMMVAMDAEIPGYEFAVHKGYSTALHMSCLDALGPSEEHRRSYRNVRDRLA; this is translated from the coding sequence ATGTCCGGATCCACGCGGTGGCCGCCACGGTCGCCGGTGCGCAAGGCCGCGGCCTTGCGCACGCTGGAGTTCACCCTGAACCGTCAGGGGCTCGGTCCCGTCGCCGGCGTCGATGAGGCGGGGCGCGGCGCCTGCGCCGGTCCGCTGGTCGTCGCGGCGTGCGTGCTGGGGACATCGCAGCTCAAGTCGCTCGCGGACCTCGACGACTCCAAACGACTCACGGAGAAGGCACGGGAGACGCTCTACAAGGCCGTCGTGAAGCATGCGGTCAGCTACTGCGTCGTCTCCATCCCGGCAGCCGACGTCGACCGTCTCGGCGTCCACGTCGCCAACATCGAGGGGATGCGGCGGGCCGTCGCAGGCCTGTCGGTGAGGCCGGGCTACGTCCTGTCCGACGGCTTCAAGGTGCCGGGCCTGCCCGCGCCGTCGCTGCCGGTGATCGGGGGCGACGGCAACGCCGCGTGCATCGCTGCTGCGTCGGTGCTCGCGAAGGTGACCCGCGACCGCATGATGGTCGCCATGGACGCGGAGATCCCCGGCTACGAATTCGCAGTACACAAGGGGTACAGCACGGCGCTGCACATGTCGTGCCTCGACGCGCTCGGCCCGTCGGAGGAGCACCGTCGCTCGTACCGCAACGTCCGCGATAGGCTGGCCTGA
- the dprA gene encoding DNA-processing protein DprA: MSGTTNESKLSDDELRAWAYLATVAEPPCAPLIALVEDLGAIEAAKAVRKRSVPSQHRKVLVPTEARAAYDTADMDLETCDRIGARLITRDDADWPEWQLLALDQAETALRGGGPLALWARGPLTCAEVTDSSLALVGSRAASSYGDYVSGQMAGGLAEAGWAVISGGAYGIDGAAHRGALAAGGKTVAVLACGIDRDYPTGHAQLLREIGQRGLILTEYAPGTTAAKHRFLTRNRLVAALASGVIVVEAGRRSGAANTAAWATRIGRPLGAVPGAVTSATSVGTNSMIADGAATLIADADAAMALVAPDGHDTKPAARRRNTDDLSDEQRRVIEALPARGGLTVDEIAFISGIRVDGVLKALGSLELAGLVDGSAGTWQLVRG, translated from the coding sequence ATGAGCGGGACGACCAACGAATCGAAGTTGAGCGACGACGAACTGCGGGCATGGGCGTACCTTGCGACCGTCGCGGAGCCTCCGTGCGCACCGCTCATCGCACTGGTCGAGGACCTCGGCGCGATCGAGGCGGCGAAGGCCGTGCGGAAGCGATCGGTGCCGTCGCAACACCGCAAAGTCCTGGTCCCGACCGAGGCTCGGGCGGCCTACGACACCGCGGACATGGACCTGGAGACCTGCGACCGGATCGGCGCCAGGCTGATCACCAGAGACGACGCGGACTGGCCCGAGTGGCAGCTCCTCGCTCTGGATCAGGCAGAGACCGCGCTGCGTGGCGGCGGCCCGCTCGCATTGTGGGCACGCGGGCCGCTGACGTGCGCCGAGGTCACGGACTCGTCATTGGCGCTGGTCGGGTCGCGGGCGGCGTCGTCGTACGGCGACTACGTGTCGGGCCAGATGGCGGGCGGACTGGCCGAGGCCGGATGGGCGGTGATCTCCGGCGGTGCGTACGGCATCGACGGCGCTGCCCACCGCGGAGCGCTCGCCGCGGGCGGCAAGACGGTCGCCGTCCTCGCCTGCGGCATCGACCGCGACTATCCGACGGGCCATGCACAACTCCTGCGCGAGATCGGTCAGCGGGGGCTCATCCTCACCGAATACGCTCCGGGAACCACGGCCGCGAAACACCGGTTCCTGACGCGGAACAGGCTGGTGGCAGCACTTGCCTCCGGGGTGATCGTGGTGGAGGCCGGTCGTCGATCGGGGGCGGCGAACACCGCCGCGTGGGCCACCCGGATCGGTCGCCCACTGGGCGCCGTGCCGGGCGCGGTCACGAGCGCGACGTCGGTCGGGACCAACTCCATGATCGCCGACGGTGCTGCCACCTTGATCGCCGACGCGGACGCCGCGATGGCGCTCGTTGCGCCGGACGGGCACGACACGAAACCCGCGGCACGGCGGCGTAACACCGATGACCTGTCCGACGAGCAACGGCGGGTGATTGAGGCACTGCCCGCGCGAGGCGGGCTGACGGTCGACGAGATCGCGTTCATCTCCGGAATCCGCGTCGACGGGGTGCTGAAGGCGCTGGGGTCGTTAGAACTCGCAGGCTTGGTGGACGGGTCGGCGGGAACGTGGCAGTTAGTTCGGGGGTAA
- a CDS encoding siderophore-interacting protein: MAKRLNTMAVLRTEQLTPHMVRVWLGGDGFDDFLPVGGDGTPENPATDMYVKFVFAPDGVEYPQPLQVEELRATLPPEQQPILRTYTVRRYDPAAREIAVDFVVHGDEGIAGPWARSAQPGETINFLGPGSGYRPDPEAPWHLLASDEAGLPALSAALEALPDDAIAKVFIEVAGPEDELDLVAPAGAEITWLHRGAGSGEAPDDIAGDNAPLVAAVKAADWLDGEPHVFIHGEAQAVMKNLRGYVRKERGVSAKRASSISGYWRRGRTEEGFRQWKADLRKAEAAN, translated from the coding sequence GTGGCGAAGCGGCTGAACACGATGGCGGTCCTGCGGACCGAACAACTGACACCTCACATGGTGCGCGTGTGGCTGGGCGGTGACGGATTCGACGACTTCCTGCCGGTCGGCGGCGACGGCACCCCGGAGAACCCGGCCACCGACATGTACGTCAAGTTCGTCTTCGCGCCCGACGGTGTGGAGTACCCGCAGCCGCTGCAGGTGGAGGAACTCCGAGCGACGCTGCCGCCCGAGCAGCAGCCGATCCTCCGGACCTACACCGTCCGCCGCTACGACCCCGCCGCCCGCGAGATCGCCGTCGACTTCGTCGTCCACGGCGACGAGGGCATCGCCGGACCGTGGGCGCGCAGTGCGCAGCCGGGCGAGACCATCAACTTCCTCGGCCCCGGCAGCGGCTACCGCCCCGACCCCGAGGCGCCGTGGCATCTCCTCGCCTCCGACGAAGCAGGGCTGCCCGCCCTGTCCGCGGCGCTGGAAGCGCTGCCCGACGACGCGATCGCGAAGGTGTTCATCGAGGTCGCCGGCCCCGAGGACGAACTCGACCTGGTCGCTCCCGCGGGCGCCGAGATCACCTGGCTGCACCGCGGTGCGGGATCCGGCGAGGCACCCGACGACATCGCGGGCGACAACGCCCCGCTGGTCGCCGCGGTCAAGGCCGCCGACTGGCTCGACGGGGAACCGCACGTCTTCATCCACGGCGAGGCGCAGGCCGTCATGAAGAACCTGCGCGGCTACGTCCGCAAGGAACGCGGCGTCAGCGCCAAGCGGGCGTCGTCGATCTCCGGCTACTGGCGTCGCGGCCGCACCGAAGAGGGCTTCCGGCAGTGGAAGGCCGACCTCCGCAAGGCCGAAGCCGCGAACTGA
- the rplS gene encoding 50S ribosomal protein L19 — translation MNTLDFLDKQSLRDDIPEFGPGDTLDVHVKVIEGSKERVQVFKGVVIRRQGGGIGETFTVRKVSFGVGVERTFPVHSPNVAKIDVLTRGDVRRAKLYYLRDLRGKAAKIKEKR, via the coding sequence ATGAACACCCTGGACTTCCTCGACAAGCAGTCCCTGCGCGACGACATCCCCGAGTTCGGCCCCGGCGACACCCTCGACGTGCACGTCAAGGTCATCGAGGGCTCGAAGGAGCGCGTGCAGGTCTTCAAGGGCGTCGTGATCCGTCGCCAGGGCGGCGGCATCGGTGAGACCTTCACCGTGCGCAAGGTGTCGTTCGGTGTCGGCGTGGAGCGTACCTTCCCGGTCCACAGCCCGAACGTGGCGAAGATCGACGTCCTCACCCGTGGTGATGTGCGTCGCGCCAAGCTGTACTACCTGCGCGACCTCCGCGGCAAGGCTGCGAAGATCAAGGAAAAGCGCTGA
- a CDS encoding nuclear transport factor 2 family protein, translating to MPSDEQLQRLCDEHAIYRVLTDYCHGIDRRDMPLVRSVYHDDGVDHHTGFDGPVDEFVTWVAPLLATFDGTQHTLGNHRVDLFGDHAVSETYATASHWHRDGAPERNFTTGVRYVDHLERRDGRWAIVERHAVREWIRQETALRGRPTSTELDPTALLREKIRQF from the coding sequence ATGCCCAGCGACGAACAACTGCAGCGCCTGTGCGACGAGCACGCGATCTACCGGGTCCTCACGGACTACTGCCACGGTATCGACCGCCGCGACATGCCGCTGGTGCGGTCGGTGTACCACGACGACGGTGTCGACCATCACACTGGATTCGACGGTCCGGTCGACGAGTTCGTCACGTGGGTGGCCCCGCTGCTCGCCACATTCGACGGCACGCAGCACACGCTCGGGAACCACCGTGTCGATCTGTTCGGCGACCACGCCGTCAGCGAGACGTACGCGACCGCCTCGCACTGGCATCGGGACGGAGCGCCGGAGCGGAACTTCACGACCGGCGTCCGGTACGTCGACCACCTGGAGCGCCGTGACGGCCGGTGGGCGATCGTCGAACGCCACGCGGTCCGCGAGTGGATCCGCCAGGAGACCGCGCTGCGCGGCAGGCCGACGTCAACCGAGCTGGATCCCACGGCACTCCTGCGTGAGAAGATCCGGCAGTTCTAG
- a CDS encoding RNA-binding protein has protein sequence MSAVVADAVEHLVRGIVANPDDVRVDLITGRRGRMVEVHVNPEDLGKVIGRNGRTATALRTLVTGIGGRGMRVDIVDTDR, from the coding sequence GTGAGCGCAGTTGTCGCTGACGCCGTCGAGCACCTCGTTCGCGGCATCGTCGCCAACCCGGACGACGTCCGGGTCGATCTGATCACCGGCCGTCGCGGCCGGATGGTCGAGGTCCACGTCAACCCCGAGGACCTCGGCAAGGTGATCGGCCGCAACGGTCGTACCGCCACCGCGCTGCGCACCCTCGTCACCGGCATCGGTGGCCGCGGGATGCGCGTCGACATCGTCGACACCGATCGCTGA
- the trmD gene encoding tRNA (guanosine(37)-N1)-methyltransferase TrmD: MRIDVVTIFPEYLEPMRAALLGKAIDAGLVEVGVHDLRQWTYDVHHSVDDAPYGGGPGMVMKPQVWGEALDAVCPDDALLVVPTPAGIPFTQATAQRWSTEKHLVFACGRYEGIDQRAFDDAARRVRVEEVSLGDFVLIGGEVAVLAMVEATTRLMPGVLGNPQSHQEDSFSDGLLEGPSYTRPKVWRDLEVPPVLLSGDHAKVAAWRHQQSLERTRERRPDLLSD, from the coding sequence ATGAGGATCGACGTCGTCACGATCTTCCCCGAGTACCTGGAGCCCATGCGGGCCGCGCTGCTCGGCAAGGCGATCGACGCCGGACTCGTCGAAGTCGGCGTCCACGACCTCCGGCAGTGGACCTACGACGTCCACCACAGCGTCGACGACGCCCCCTACGGCGGCGGCCCCGGCATGGTCATGAAACCCCAGGTGTGGGGCGAGGCGCTCGACGCGGTCTGCCCCGACGACGCCCTGCTCGTGGTCCCCACCCCGGCCGGCATCCCGTTCACGCAGGCCACCGCGCAACGCTGGAGCACCGAGAAGCACCTGGTCTTCGCCTGCGGCCGCTACGAGGGCATCGATCAGCGGGCCTTCGACGACGCCGCCCGCCGCGTTCGCGTCGAGGAGGTGTCGCTCGGCGACTTCGTCCTCATCGGCGGTGAGGTCGCGGTCCTCGCCATGGTCGAGGCCACCACCCGCCTGATGCCCGGCGTCCTCGGCAATCCGCAGTCGCACCAGGAGGATTCGTTCTCCGACGGCCTCCTGGAGGGCCCGAGTTACACCCGACCGAAGGTGTGGCGCGATCTCGAGGTCCCGCCGGTCCTGCTGTCGGGCGATCACGCCAAGGTCGCCGCGTGGCGGCACCAGCAGTCGCTGGAACGCACCCGCGAACGCCGCCCGGACCTGCTCTCCGACTGA
- a CDS encoding MFS transporter: MQTIIVPLIPDLPRLLHSSPTNASWALTITLLTGAVVTPISGRLGDMIGKRRVLLASLGAVAIGSLVCAVSSNLIPFLVGRGLQGMGIGTIALGISLIRDIVPPAKLGSSIGAMSASLGVGGSLGLPFAAVIAQHISWHALFWVSAGVAVVVMVVVALLVPASSIATGGRFDAVGALGLSVFLTCILLALSKGHEWGWLSVPTLGLFAAFAVSAALWWRYEHRHPNALIDVAINVQRPILLTNIASVAAGFVFYAMQMMPIQILMAPESAPIGTGLPMVQAALVLMPGGLVMFAFSYVSAWMSRRFGSRIALGVGSLIIGLGYVTFLVMLVGPWAASWQWLIVVNVIVGAGLGIAYSAMPSLIMEWVPVTQTGEANGINSTMRSIGTSLATAVVSMILAASVVLVDGPAGPMPLPTVDGYMWATIISLVTCVFAAIAAFSVPRSRLTLDPVDC, translated from the coding sequence ATGCAGACCATCATCGTCCCGCTGATCCCGGACCTGCCTCGACTGCTGCACAGCTCCCCGACCAACGCGTCATGGGCCCTGACCATCACCCTGTTGACCGGCGCGGTCGTCACGCCGATCTCGGGGCGCCTCGGCGACATGATCGGCAAACGGCGCGTCCTGCTGGCGAGCCTCGGCGCGGTCGCGATCGGGTCGCTGGTGTGCGCCGTCTCGTCGAACTTGATCCCGTTCCTGGTGGGCCGCGGACTGCAGGGCATGGGTATCGGCACCATCGCGCTCGGCATCAGCCTGATCCGCGACATCGTCCCGCCGGCCAAGCTCGGCTCGTCGATCGGCGCGATGAGCGCCTCGCTCGGCGTCGGCGGCTCCCTCGGGCTCCCGTTCGCCGCGGTGATCGCCCAGCACATCAGTTGGCACGCCCTGTTCTGGGTGAGCGCGGGCGTGGCGGTGGTGGTGATGGTGGTCGTCGCACTACTGGTCCCGGCGAGTTCCATCGCCACCGGCGGGCGGTTCGACGCCGTCGGCGCCCTCGGCCTCAGCGTCTTCCTGACATGCATCCTGCTGGCGCTCTCGAAGGGACACGAGTGGGGATGGCTCAGCGTTCCGACGCTCGGTCTGTTCGCCGCCTTCGCAGTGTCCGCCGCCCTGTGGTGGCGGTACGAGCACCGGCATCCGAACGCCCTGATCGACGTCGCGATCAACGTGCAGCGCCCGATCCTGCTGACGAACATCGCGTCGGTCGCCGCGGGCTTCGTGTTCTACGCGATGCAGATGATGCCGATCCAGATCCTCATGGCGCCGGAGTCCGCGCCCATCGGAACCGGACTGCCGATGGTGCAGGCGGCTCTTGTTCTGATGCCCGGCGGTCTGGTGATGTTCGCGTTCTCGTACGTCAGCGCCTGGATGTCGCGCCGGTTCGGCTCCCGCATCGCGCTCGGCGTCGGCAGCCTCATCATCGGGCTCGGTTACGTCACGTTCCTGGTGATGCTGGTCGGTCCGTGGGCCGCGAGTTGGCAGTGGCTGATCGTGGTGAACGTGATCGTCGGTGCCGGTCTCGGTATCGCGTACTCGGCGATGCCGTCGCTGATCATGGAGTGGGTGCCGGTCACCCAGACCGGTGAGGCGAACGGCATCAACTCGACGATGCGATCGATCGGCACCTCGCTCGCCACCGCGGTGGTGTCGATGATCCTGGCCGCGTCGGTCGTCCTGGTCGACGGCCCGGCCGGACCGATGCCGCTCCCGACGGTCGACGGCTACATGTGGGCGACGATCATCTCACTCGTCACCTGTGTGTTCGCCGCGATCGCAGCATTCTCCGTGCCGAGGAGTCGGTTGACCCTCGATCCGGTCGACTGCTGA
- the rimM gene encoding ribosome maturation factor RimM (Essential for efficient processing of 16S rRNA) codes for MELVIGRVVKTHGIRGEVVVDIRTDDPADRFAVGTVLRGRAPRNAGGGVSEYRVAAARMHAGRLLLSLDEVRGREDADTLRGTLFVIDAADVDSGDDPDEFYDHELEGLPVTTVDGDAVGTVKEVLHLPGSEVLSVTTDDGREVLVPFVREIVPVVTRDGIQIDPPDGLIDPIDD; via the coding sequence ATGGAACTGGTGATCGGACGTGTGGTGAAGACCCACGGCATCCGTGGTGAAGTCGTGGTCGACATCCGCACCGACGACCCCGCCGATCGTTTCGCCGTGGGCACGGTCCTTCGTGGCCGTGCCCCGCGGAACGCAGGCGGCGGAGTCTCTGAATACCGAGTAGCAGCCGCCCGCATGCATGCCGGGCGGCTGTTGCTGTCCCTCGACGAGGTCCGCGGCCGCGAGGACGCCGACACGCTGCGCGGCACGCTCTTCGTGATCGACGCGGCCGACGTCGACTCGGGTGACGACCCGGACGAGTTCTACGACCACGAACTCGAGGGCCTGCCCGTCACCACGGTCGACGGCGACGCCGTCGGCACCGTGAAGGAGGTCCTGCACCTGCCCGGCAGCGAGGTCCTGTCGGTCACCACCGACGACGGTCGCGAGGTGCTGGTCCCGTTCGTCCGAGAGATCGTCCCCGTCGTCACCCGCGACGGCATCCAGATCGATCCGCCCGACGGCCTCATCGATCCGATCGATGACTGA
- a CDS encoding YifB family Mg chelatase-like AAA ATPase, whose product MIEIQANISSGLPGVTISGNVDASLREAKERVRAAVANSEMKFPSTKVTIALAPAILPKVGPGFDLPMAIAVLLAAHEISPTKLEDTVMLGELALDGRLRPVRGVLPLLLAARDAGFARAVVPIGNVAEATLVSGLDVGGAQSLSDVVRWLDGDVVLDTVDGEPVEIAPAVVPDMADVAGQAAARRALEIAAAGAHHLLMTGPPGIGKTMLASRLPGILPTLSYEESLEVTAIHSIAGTLPAHHPLITSPPFVAPHHSAGMTALLGGGTGMAKPGSVSRAHRGILFLDECAEMGAKVLDALRQPLEEGEVRISRRDGTAVYPARFQLILAANPCPCAPAHDIDCICTSIQRRRYLGKLSGPLMDRIDLRVQMEPPANSALMTEAGESSAVVAARVAEARAAARERWSADGWLTNTEVPGTALRHRYRPSATALRPLEQALRQGRVTTRGADRALRVAWTICDLRGGDMPNEDDVVAALTYRDRGGRA is encoded by the coding sequence ATGATCGAGATCCAGGCGAACATCTCCTCGGGACTGCCGGGCGTGACGATCAGCGGCAACGTCGACGCGTCGCTGCGGGAGGCGAAGGAGCGGGTGCGGGCGGCGGTCGCCAACAGCGAGATGAAGTTTCCGTCGACCAAGGTGACGATCGCACTGGCGCCGGCGATCCTGCCGAAGGTCGGGCCCGGGTTCGACCTCCCCATGGCTATCGCGGTGCTGCTTGCGGCGCACGAGATCTCGCCCACCAAGCTCGAGGACACGGTGATGCTCGGTGAGCTGGCGCTCGACGGGCGCCTGCGGCCGGTCCGCGGAGTGCTGCCGCTGTTGCTCGCCGCGCGCGATGCGGGCTTCGCTCGGGCGGTGGTGCCGATCGGAAACGTCGCCGAGGCGACCCTCGTGTCGGGGCTGGACGTCGGAGGGGCACAGTCGCTGTCGGACGTGGTGCGGTGGTTGGACGGGGACGTCGTCCTCGACACCGTGGACGGTGAACCCGTCGAGATCGCGCCGGCGGTCGTGCCGGACATGGCCGATGTCGCCGGGCAGGCGGCGGCGCGCCGCGCACTGGAGATCGCCGCGGCTGGGGCTCATCACCTCCTGATGACCGGCCCACCCGGAATCGGGAAGACGATGCTGGCGAGCCGTCTGCCGGGAATCCTGCCGACCCTGAGCTACGAGGAGTCCCTCGAGGTGACCGCGATCCATTCGATCGCCGGGACCCTGCCCGCGCATCACCCGCTGATCACGTCGCCGCCCTTCGTCGCACCGCACCACAGTGCGGGCATGACCGCGCTTCTGGGCGGCGGCACCGGCATGGCGAAGCCGGGATCGGTGTCCCGCGCACACCGCGGAATCCTCTTCCTCGACGAATGCGCAGAAATGGGAGCCAAGGTGCTCGACGCTCTCCGGCAGCCCCTCGAAGAGGGCGAAGTGCGGATCTCGCGGCGCGACGGCACTGCCGTGTACCCGGCGCGCTTCCAGTTGATCCTCGCGGCGAACCCGTGCCCGTGCGCCCCCGCGCACGACATCGACTGCATCTGCACGTCGATCCAGCGAAGGCGCTACCTGGGCAAACTGTCGGGGCCGTTGATGGATCGGATCGACCTGCGCGTGCAGATGGAGCCGCCGGCCAACAGTGCGCTGATGACCGAGGCGGGGGAGTCCAGCGCGGTGGTTGCAGCGCGCGTCGCAGAGGCCCGTGCTGCGGCGCGCGAGCGGTGGTCCGCGGACGGCTGGTTGACGAACACCGAGGTGCCGGGCACCGCCCTGCGTCACCGGTACCGACCGTCTGCGACGGCGCTGAGACCGCTGGAACAGGCATTGCGGCAGGGTCGCGTAACGACACGCGGTGCCGATCGGGCTTTACGAGTCGCCTGGACCATCTGCGACTTGCGCGGGGGAGACATGCCGAACGAGGACGACGTCGTCGCGGCACTGACGTATCGGGATCGGGGAGGACGAGCATGA